One part of the Dermacentor silvarum isolate Dsil-2018 unplaced genomic scaffold, BIME_Dsil_1.4 Seq10993, whole genome shotgun sequence genome encodes these proteins:
- the LOC119434470 gene encoding N-alpha-acetyltransferase 25, NatB auxiliary subunit-like gives MTSAADLLMDFFKRTSHKPSCLLDLSYLIGLCSFMNEDIVKLVDRMEASLKVALPDSWQRPPDVSAMQRHLTICQLRHYSNDGSHLSLEDRLHVVRELFASYQHGLQFGAELLATDFQPADNYAVLAGCLLLEHWQESGPSSRWAEYY, from the exons ATGACATCTGCAGCGGACTTGCTGATGGACTTCTTCAAGAGAACAAGCCACAAGCCATCCTGCCTACTCGACCTGTCCTATCTGATTGGCTTATGTTCCTTCATGAATGAAGATATTGTCAAG CTGGTGGACCGAATGGAAGCATCACTAAAAGTGGCACTGCCCGACAGCTGGCAAAGGCCTCCCGAC GTCAGTGCTATGCAGAGGCATTTGACCATTTGCCAGCTGCGGCACTATTCAAACGATGGCAGCCATCTTTCTTTAGAGGACCGGTTACATGTGGTGAGGGAGCTGTTTGCCAGCTACCAGCACGGTCTCCAGTTTG GAGCGGAGCTGCTGGCGACCGACTTCCAGCCGGCGGATAATTATGCCGTCCTAGCTGGCTGCCTCCTGCTTGAGCACTGGCAAGAATCAGGTCCGAGCAGTAGATGGGCTGAGTATTACT